DNA from Flavobacteriales bacterium:
ATAACATGGGCAATTAAAATTTTTATTATTTATTTTTCCATTGAAAATTGCTAAAAGTTTATACCCATGTTCTTTTTTTGAAAAGAACTGATGAAGCCTAAAAGATATATTGCCTGAGCCAATGATTACAACATTTTTATAGTTGTAACCTAATTTTCTATAGTTTTTAATAAGCAAAACCGAGAAAGCTCGCCATATTATTAAGAATACAAAAGCAAAAAATAATGTTAGATAAAGATAATCTCTTGAAAATGTATTGGCTTTAAGAGTGAATAAAAAGGTTGTAATCATCAAGCCATTAACAACAAAGGCTTTCAATAAATTTGATAGCATTATTTCAGTTCTGGCAGCCCTATCATAATCAAAAAGACGAAAAAATGAACCAACAAGTAACCAACTTAAGCACAATATGATCATTAAAAAAAGATATTTCTCGGAAATATCAATCGTATAAAAAACCAATTTGTAGGATAAAAGAAACGAAAAGCAAAGATGAAAAACATCACCTAAAGCAAAGAAAAGACGTAATTTTAGTGCTTTTGCATTCATCAAAAAACGAGTTAAGGTATAGAGTTATAAAGATACTAAGAAAAGGAAGTATTTCAAAATCCTGTTAAAAGTTGCTCATAATCTGAAATTATTTTTTCCCAATAAAATGTTTTTTCAATTTTATCGATATTATTTGAACATAGATTTTGGTAATCTGACTTAAGGCAAACTTCAATAATTTTAATCAATTGTTCTTGATTGGTAAAATATATAGCGTCCTCGTTTAAAATTGATGAATTGAAAATATTTTTATGCGAACAAATTAAAGCGTTTGAAGCCATAGCCTCAAGCAAAGAAGGGTTTGTTCCACCCACTGTGTGTCCATGAAAATATATATTTGAATAGTACCTTAAATTATTGAGCTTAGCCATATCTGCTACATAACCTAAAAAAACTACTCTAGAATCATCAACATTAGATAGAATTTTTTTTCCAAGTTTAGTATTCATATTTCCAATTACCACGAGTTTTCTTTTGACATTGGATTTTACGAAAGCATCAATTATTGTTTTAACATTATTTTCAGGCTCAATACGTGCTATTAATAGGTCATATTTGAATGGACTAAGGTTAAACTCATTAAGAATAACTTCATTTGGTGATTTGAAAACAGTTGCACCATAGGGGATATAAGTAGACTTCATGTCATATTTTTTTTGCAAATAAGCTTGAATGCCAAGTGAGTCAGAAATCAAAACATCACTATGTTTTACTGCTAATTTTTCAGCATACTTTAAAAACAAAGATACTGGTTTAGAAAA
Protein-coding regions in this window:
- a CDS encoding DUF1972 domain-containing protein codes for the protein MKIAIFGTRGIPNHYGGFEQFAQYLSEGLCQMGHEVFVYNSHNHPYQKNKWNEVNIIHCYDPEFKLGTIGQFIYDLNCTLDSRKRNFDVILQLGYTSSSVWNWLFKRTSKLFTNMDGLEWKRNKFSKPVSLFLKYAEKLAVKHSDVLISDSLGIQAYLQKKYDMKSTYIPYGATVFKSPNEVILNEFNLSPFKYDLLIARIEPENNVKTIIDAFVKSNVKRKLVVIGNMNTKLGKKILSNVDDSRVVFLGYVADMAKLNNLRYYSNIYFHGHTVGGTNPSLLEAMASNALICSHKNIFNSSILNEDAIYFTNQEQLIKIIEVCLKSDYQNLCSNNIDKIEKTFYWEKIISDYEQLLTGF